From Pan paniscus chromosome 6, NHGRI_mPanPan1-v2.0_pri, whole genome shotgun sequence, one genomic window encodes:
- the MRPS17 gene encoding small ribosomal subunit protein uS17m, translating into MSVVRSSVHAKWIVGKVIGTKMQKTAKVRVTRLVLDPYLLKYFNKRKTYFAHDALQQCTVGDIVLLRALPVPRAKHVKHELAEIVFKVGKVIDPVTGKPCAGTTYLESPLSSETTQLSKNLEELNISSAQ; encoded by the exons ATGTCCGTAGTTCGCTCATCCGTCCATGCCAAATGGATTGTGGGGAAGGTGATTGGGACAAAAATGCAAAAGACTGCTAAAGTGAGAGTGACCAGGCTTGTTCTGGATCCCTATTTATTAAAG TATTTTAATAAGCGGAAAACCTACTTTGCTCACGATGCCCTTCAGCAGTGCACAGTTGGGGATATTGTGCTTCTCAGAGCTTTACCTGTTCCACGAGCAAAGCATGTGAAACATGAACTGGCTGAGATCGTTTTCAAAGTTGGAAAAGTCATAGATCCAGTGACAGGAAAGCCCTGTGCTGGAACTACCTACCTGGAGAGTCCGTTGAGTTCGGAAACCACCCAGCTAAGCAAAAATCTGGAAGAACTCAATATCTCTTCAGCACAGTGA